A genomic region of Deltaproteobacteria bacterium contains the following coding sequences:
- a CDS encoding prepilin peptidase gives MNGMILFFGFVFGATIGSFLNVCIYRIPQEGSIVSPSSHCPHCGTPIHFYDNIPLLSFILLRGRCRACNAPISFRYPLVELLTGIFSITLLLRYGISPLYLVYFAFFASLTVVSFIDFSHKVIPDVISLPGILAGLAISWFHPQMSFKDSLIGVLLGGGALYLVASGYHLVTKREGMGGGDIKLLAMIGAFIGWKGVLFTILCSSLVGAVVGVTLMLVSSEADSKYAVPFGPFLSLGGIIYIFWGEALINWYLGFLQGIAG, from the coding sequence ATGAACGGGATGATCCTATTTTTTGGCTTTGTCTTCGGGGCAACTATCGGGAGCTTTCTCAACGTCTGCATCTACAGGATTCCACAGGAGGGATCTATCGTCTCCCCCTCCTCTCACTGCCCCCATTGTGGTACCCCCATCCATTTCTATGACAACATCCCCCTGTTGAGTTTTATCCTACTGCGTGGCAGGTGCAGGGCATGTAATGCTCCAATCTCCTTTCGTTACCCCTTAGTGGAGTTGCTCACAGGCATCTTTTCCATTACCCTACTTCTACGTTACGGCATCTCCCCCCTTTATCTGGTATATTTTGCCTTTTTTGCCTCCCTCACGGTGGTGAGCTTCATCGATTTCTCTCACAAGGTCATCCCGGATGTGATCAGCCTTCCGGGGATCTTGGCAGGTTTAGCTATCTCCTGGTTCCACCCTCAGATGTCGTTCAAGGATTCCCTTATCGGGGTCCTCTTGGGGGGAGGGGCGTTATATCTGGTAGCCAGCGGCTATCACTTGGTAACTAAAAGGGAAGGGATGGGAGGAGGGGATATAAAGCTTCTGGCCATGATCGGGGCCTTCATTGGCTGGAAGGGGGTGTTATTCACCATCCTGTGCAGTTCCCTCGTCGGTGCCGTGGTGGGGGTGACCTTGATGCTGGTCTCCTCGGAGGCGGACAGCAAGTATGCCGTCCCCTTTGGCCCCTTCCTCTCCCTGGGGGGCATCATCTACATATTTTGGGGAGAGGCCCTGATCAACTGGTACTTGGGGTTCTTACAAGGGATTGCTGGCTGA